The genomic DNA GTGGCTGTCTGTGTCACTGGATGGTCGCTTTTGTTGATGACTGTAGAATTTTTCAAGATCTCTGGAGGATACTTAATGATATTAAGATTATCAGTTTTATACTTGACATCAGAAATGTGCTCGCTGATTACATCTGAGTTAAAGGTCAGAACCTGGTAGTTCTTGTACCAATACTCTTTACCTCCCCAGGGAAGGAAGAAGGCCTCATTTTTAACATGCACCTTCCCAAGACCATACTCGTTCTTCCCAACATACATGTCATTGGGGGATGTGTATACTGCATTTGCAGGCACTGAACCGTAGGAGCCATTCTTCCACTTCAAAGACTCAAAGTCGTCTTTGTTCACCAGGATCTGAAATTGGGAGACACGATGCTCTTTGTCTCCATAGGCGTAGTGGCAGTAAGAATCCAGGGAAGGGCAGAAGAAGCCGGCCTCAATCCCATGTTTGGCAACGTAGTCGGTGCGTTGTTCGTATCCGTTGTAGATTGAAACTGCTCCGTTGGGAATAGAGCCGTTAAAGGTCTGCCATTCCAGGTTGGTTTCTTCAAGGGTCACTTTGAGAAAGCACAGATAGGAACAATGTTAAGTATAAACCAAATGACATCACTAATAAATCGATGTATTCCCAAAGCTTTTTGAAAATAGACAAGCTTGAAATAAATGCTTTATAGGGCAAAACAAAAACTGGCCAATGGAGAGCGAAAAGCAAAACATTTAtctcaaaattatttttaaatcacttaTCAAATTGTCATGAATTTTAGAAGAAGCCAAACTGACCATAGCTTAACCCCTCGCCCAAACagtgattgtccaatcatagcttagcaaccgtaactaggcatGGAGGTCTGTCAAGCTCtggatttctccacatgttgaagCGTTGTGCATACACCGTAAAACTCATTTAAAGAGTTTGGAAAAAGTGTTAGGAATGGACTCAACTGTGTGTTCAACTGCTCTAACATAAGCTGCAATGTTTagcattaggggtgtaacggtgatacgtttttacaacgatgCGTTATTATAATTTTCCATGATTCCGATACGGTTCAAGGACGATATTGGCTCATATAGAgcaatacgatatgatacgattcaattcaatgacttgaaatcgaCACAATaccttttttgccaaaaattctatcagtgtgaaataaatagctgatactgcacaatgcaggtcaggattcctcaaagtttttcttgtaagggaatcagggataaattaattatggatataaataagtaaacacaacgattaatggcaaatacatataACTCATACAAAagacagtgcaatatttaacaaaagatcaaattcaagttaaatgatgttctcattttcaaagcaaaaggtagagcaataatatttaacaaaaaataaaatgcaaccaACTTCTCTTCAGGTcgaatgaacagtggtttaatctAGCCATCGTGCGCACACACGTTCATGCGCTCACACAATGGCTAACATGGTGCACCTGTAGCGCATTTGAGCATAGGGTGGGATGAAaaagaaggcattattataggGGGGTGCATTAGCGGCTGTGACAATTATGACTTACTGTATCACATTCAttactttctccccctttaatcacagggctaTCCCCCTCATGACctactgacagtttgggagtcctgtagagagtttctcTCAGAGGAAGCatattgttgtctgggactacatacattatttttcaactttagttttgaaccTGAACCATTTTGatcacatcatgttgctcgGCTCAGCctcaggctattataattaaattgtggagctcagacattttgtccaggatggagacaccgggtgaaagacTGACATGAACGgccggtcctgagggagttatgagaggagcgaaatgcctgttgatgcgcagaaggaactgtgtataattaatcaaaacaacacGTTTGATGTGCTTATAAGCACGGAGGACTCTGTGGttcaaaactgcacaaaatgtaACCAGCGGATCAGACGTGTCTGTGCGTAATTGTTGCCAGACAACATCACTATATAGTTAAAGACAGCAGCGatgcgctgtgctggctcttATCTCGTGcgcataaattaattaatgagtggaacatgataaacgtctatgtaagcataatattgttattttgaTTCTTGCGAAAACCGGGACAATTagttagtgactgttgaaaactgGGACATGCGACTGTTTGACAGATATTTGTCTGGACTCGTGACACCTAACTTGAAACCGGGACAGtcccggacaaaccgggacgtctggtcaccgtagtTTAAGCACCTGCTTCTGTTCTCCTTTTCAATATAAATGGTAGAGCAATAATACTGGTGTCACAGTAGGTGCGTGGAAAGATTGGTCGTGGTTCCGTTTTATTTATCTGgactttgcatattctgcaaacagcGGGTGATTTAGGACATCTCCCTTTATGCAAAAGTCAAACTGTTTCCACACACTCGACCTTAAACCCGGCTTGAATATCTCTCACTTGTCTGGCTCTTCCTCTCTATCAGCCTGCCGCTACacagggagagtgaaccggagtaacattttacatttatttactatcaaaactatgaaaaaaatacattcatattaCGTTTGACGTGCTTATATACAAGGTGtaaattcttagtatcgatGCAATCAATAATTTACTTTGCCAATTGATTATAGGTCGATATACATCCCCGTTAAGGACAACTTGTTGAGTACCtgtcgatgtagttggatcgtaggaatataaatcgatacatcgatgtagtagatgaatagTTGCACCCCTGGTTTGCATGTCAAGATAACTAGTAACTGTGTTACTTAGGAGCATATCATTTAGCTAACTATTAGTTTGTGGAGTTACAGGTAACATAAAAAGAAGAGGTCCCATTCATGACCATATCCACGGTGTAGTATTTTCTCTACTGTGTGtggattttaaaaagtataagaGGTAAAAGTTGAATGTAAGCACTGATGTCCTTAAAGAGatgaatattttgatagttgaacagtttctgtagctgaaagtatgcagaagTAGTTAGAGTCCAAAAAACGTACGGaagaaatagaagaagaagcagaataaTAAAGATTTGGATAACATACTGTGAACGCTGTATTACAGTATTCACACAATAAGTCTTGTTAAACTTAATCAAAATAAtatcaagtatttttttaatgcttgtgttttatttttcactggAACTTCTTCAATTCCAATCTTTCCTTTTTCAGTTCAAGTTCTGTTTTCAATGCcaacatttactgtcactctTCTAGTTCCATAGGATTTTTTGCTTGTTATAGTTTTTTGTAATAAGCAATTTCTATTCATCCCATTTTAAATGACGAAAAGAAACAGCAGCATGGAAATATCATACTGTGACGGCAGCTTCACTTTACCTGGTTTAGCCATCGTCAGCAACACTCAGCTTCAGCTGCAGATGAAACACACAACAGAAGCATTGTTATTTAAAATATCAGATCATCAAATGTTGAGCTACTCAGACAGCTAAAAGgcagtgtttgttttaaagaacatgagcacagaaaaacaagactttGATCATGTGAAAGATGAGCATCTTTAGATTGTCTGCTCATGGAAAATCATTTTTTGCAGTCGGGAAGTTTGGGAATGtatcagtataataataataataataataataataataataataatcataatattatagGTTTATTGGTCAGTGTAGACACAGCAGGTAGGTtagacactttttaaaaatgtatattttaatcaaaaacataacatgaatgaagataaagtaaaaaaaattgagTTTAAAGTTTTTGAGAGAAAATCTGTTATCACTACTGATGTGTGCTGGCGTGTGCAAGGCAACAAGGGAAAGacccaaacacagacaaaagcaGACATGATCAGTTCAGTTAATGTATGGGTAAGTTGCAACAACTCACAAGGTTCAGAAGTCCAGGGATCAGGCAGAGGGTCAGGCTGGCAGGCTGGCAGGCTGGCAGGTAGGTAGGTGACAGGTAGGTAGGTGACAGGTGACCAGGTTCCACGAAACTGGTGACAGATAGCAGAAAGAGGCTGGTATAAGTACTGTAGAGGCTGATGATGAAATCAGGTAAAGGTAGGGAGATGGGCGGGGAAGCTCAGGTCTGGggatttttatcttcattctTGTTCCTCCAGTTTCCTCCGTTCTCCCTGGTGATGTCATTCATGTTTCCTGATGGTGGACATTGCATACTCAATCCCTATGGAAGGGGACTTTATTCAAATGATAATGTAAACTTGAAAATGAAATTGTAATTCTACAATAGCGTCATGATTTCCCACATATGTATGTGTTATAtgagcaaaaataaaattaaaatgcaataatCAAATTTGCGTGTGTGACAGCGCATCAattgtgtttttgcattttggtCTCGTCAGAGATTTGTTTTTGAGAatgaaggaggaaaaacaatgtttacaaAAATACCTGTGTGCATGTGGACTAGGCCTTAATCAGCTAATCAGaatcacctgtgtgtgtctgaaggGTCTGAACGTGATGAGTCATTGTTAGAGATAACTGGTgataacacagagagaggtaCTACTGTActtgaaaaaaacatccacagtcAAAATCCGCAAGTTGTATTGCTGAAATCATTTCACTTTGGGCACCCCAAGACTTTGATGGAGATGAAGACATGGCAGTTGTGTAGATAAAGTTAAAGAATTACTTTTCTCcacatttatgttttgttgAGGTGAAATAACATTACAGTCAATGAGCCAGCTGAAGGGCTCTTTCGGTGCTTTGTGCTTTTTTAACTGATACTGTTTCCCACAGGCTCTATCTGTGGTGTGGCTATTTGTTTGCCAAGTAGAAAGTGAACTTACTAATGCAAGAAATTAACTGCCACTCACCTAATTAAAAGCAATTATTTCAACACTACTTGAAATTTGAAGTATCTCAGATTCATAAACAGACAATTCAATGATCAcagttgtgtttttctgtgctcatgtttgttaaaacaaacactttgacaCTTTTAGCTGTGTCAGTAGCTCAACATTTgatgttttgatattttcacCAAGGCTGGATTTTAAGGTTGGTTTAATGCTACAAACTGGTGGGTAAGTAACAGAGATTTTGCTCTTTTATGTCCTCAATTTGTCACCTGGTTTGGAGTCGACTTGAAGAAGTTTATTACTTCctcattatatgaaactataatGAGTTGTCTTACTGTATCTTACACCCACTGTTGAACTTCCTTAATTTCTTCCTATGTAAGTGGACTGTACACAGACCATATCGTGCCGTTGTAGGGTGTTTCTGCTCAACTCAATAGAGGTTATTTAATCCAacagctgtgtctgtctgcaggttttGGTGGAGGATGGCAACGATGGTGCTTTGAGCGGCGGTGCGCCTCATTTATGGAGTCTCTACAGGAATTGCAATGGTACGACTACACTGGATGATGATTATTGTAACATCTGTAAGATCCACGGTGTGTCTCCCTATTTGTCATGGCTTTGAGAGCCAGGTTGTGACAAATTGGGGGCTcatccgggatttgaacccgggacctctaCCACTCGATACActggatgattattattataacatctGTAAGAGCCATGTTGTCTTATTTACAGTGTATTTGATTCTCATAGCAAAATTACATCGTGTTATAcatctgaaaatgtttgatatGCATTAGAATGAAGGTAGTTAGTCATGTTGTAGAATGATCCATTTTTACTCTATTATGTGTGTTTTGCCCTATTTAGACATGCTCCTCTAGTCTGTCCTGCTATTGagattgagattgctctcaaaatctgtgtgctggatttttctaacttccatttatgtcctaGGCTCACTTTAAGAgcgtaagtaaatagttataatagtatgcatatttataatatttgtattattcaacacaggccatgttggtaaagtcattaaatatgacaatagaatagaaataatttagttttacttttgtacggcactttgtaggcggatgttttattGCCGTCCGgttgtcgctttcagtccaaaatggtggaagcgtaacTCTGCTGTTGGGCGCTGATGTTaaaatggaacgaacaattgactttcacttcttagcaatttaCGTTGTTTGCAGTCAATGTGGTGGCAGAACTAGCTAGCATTAGCTCTGTTTGCACAGGTCAAAACAGGACTGCAGCGTTCACAACATAATGGACCATTGAAACGTTATCACAGTTTGAAAGTAATTAGATGCAGGGAGCAGGGCTGTGACGTTATACCGCAGTATTAAAACTGAAGGTTATCATACCGTGTACATTTGTATGTCTATCTTGAAATAAACtgacagtgagtgtgtgttaagGTACAGACATGATCAGTCTGGCTGCTGACGGtacatgttaataataataggacattattttaaaagctcacagctgatgttattttttaattaagtagTTAATGTAACATGCTATAGTGCTGCTAACATGAAACTAACTTTAGTAATATAACATCTTATTGTTACATGCTATTTTTTAATCAGGttaataattcagttttgttccTTTAAGGGACTCTATCAGCAGATAGCGAATGATAAAAGGACTCTGATCGTGATCGGGTCAAGAAAATGATCGGGACACCCttatatgtctgtatgtatAGAGGACAGCCGTAGCCTTGGTCAACAGGTACTGTAGCAGTAATGACTGTcggtcaaattaaaaataacagatCAGAGACAGACCCATGAGACAAAACAGCTTTTGTGCTAGAGtgcagatactggtattatatgaaactaaaaaaaacaaatgaattcattggtaacaaccatgtcatactagcttgtcaagaaggaggttaaataacgctctgaacttatgttaaattttggcaaggaaaaactgtcatgtccattttcgaaggggtcccttgacctctgacctccagatcagtgaatgtaaatgggttctatgggtacccacgagtctcccctttacagacatgcccactttatgataatcacatgcagtttggggcaagtcatagtcaagtcagcacactgacacactgacagctgttgttgcctgttaggctgcagtttgccatgttatgatctgagcatattgttttatgctaaatgcagtaaatctccctttaaggtacattttgaacaaataaaaaagagtgcgattaatttgcaatcaactacggacaatcatacgattaaatatttgaatcgattaacagccctagtaaaacCTCCCGAAGCAACTCACGCTTACGTAGACCCTGAACACAGAGAACTAACAGTTAGCAACACGTATGTAACAGTTAACaaagagtaaagaagcaaagagatgaaactctggtgctttttcaacaacagccgctagatggcactgcggtagcgctgccgccattttggactgaaaacgccaatgagtctgtgtccaTGGGTGTATAAAGatacgtctgtaaatcagagaatcatttttttttaggtaaatcaacttcccagtaggaactcttaaatagccctcatttaaatcattatgtcctaaagttgtaaaatgaactaacagctgaatccagagttattttcctcgccataaagaacgtgcatcagacccacgggaccgcaccgccctgcacgctcatatgacatatggGGTTctaccagcttcctgctagctgtatgtggctgtaataatggatatattggttgtaattcatcacttttattatcttctaatacatccatggactgTATGGtataagcctgtaccgtggtggacgtattaacgtctctgttcccaaacaaccggctatcggccagtagctagtagtgctagtagcacgacatcaacagaatttaatggagttgtaggatATTTACTAAcatgcagggcaaaagcacaggacacaacctcttctacatccatggtctgtggtctattggaccctcttctacatccatggtctgtggtctattggaccctcttctacatccatggtctgtggtctattggaccctcttctacatccatggtctgtggtctattggaccctcttctacatccatggtctgtggtctagtagaccctcttctacatccatggtctgtggtctattggaccctcttctacatccatggtctgtggtctattggaccttcttctacgttgtactggcgtccggtagttgctttcggtccaaaatggtggaagcgtagctctgctgttgGGCGCTGATgctgcaatggaacgaacaattgactttcacttcttagcaatttaCGTTGTTTGCAGTTAATGTGGTAGCAGAGCTAGCTAGCATTAGCTCTGTTTGCACAGGTCAAAACAGGACTGCAGAGTTCACAACATAATGGACCATTGAAACGTTATCACAGTTTGAAAGTAATTAGATGCAGGGAGCAGAGCTGTGACGTTATACCGCAGTATTGAAACTGAAGGTTATCATACCGTGTACATTTGCTTGTCTATCTTGAAATAAACTGACGgtgagtgtgtgttcaggtacAGACATGATCAGTCTGGCTGCTGACGGtacatgttaataataataggacattattttaaaacagctgatgttattttttaattaagtagTTAATTTAACATGCTTTAGTGCTGCTAACATGAAACTAACTTTAGTAATATAACATCTTATTGTTACATGCTATTTTTTAATCAGGttaataattcagttttgttccTTTAAGGGACTCTATCAGCAGATAGCGAATGATAAAAGGACTCTGATCGTGATCGTGGCCAAAAAAATGATCGTGACACCCttatatgtctgtatgtatAGAGGACAGCCGTAGCCTTGGTCAACAGGTACTGTAGCAGTAATGACTGTcggtcaaattaaaaataacagatCAGAGACAGACCCATGAGACAAAACAGCTTTTGTGCTAGAGtgcagatactggtattatatgaaactaaaaaaacaaatgaattcattggtaacaaccatgtcatactagcttgtcaggaaggaggttaaataacgctctgaacttatgttaaattttggcaaggaaaaactgtcatgtccatgttcaaaggggtcccttgacctctgacctccagatcagtgaatgtaaatgggttctatgggtacccacgagtctcctctttacagacatgcccactttatgataatcacatgcagtttgggggcaagtcatagtcaagtcagcacactgacacactgacagctgttgttgtctgttgggctgcagtttgccatgttatgatctgagcatattgttttatgctaaatgcagtaaatctccctttaaggtacattttgaacagataaaaaagagtgcgattaatttgctatcaactacggacaatcatacgattaaatatttgaatcgattaacagccccaGTAAAACCTCCCGAAGCAACTCACGCTTACGTAGACCCTGAACACAGAGAACTAACAGTTAGCAACACGTATGTAACAGTTAACaaagagtaaagaagcaaagagatgaaactctggtgctttttcaacaacagccgctagatggcactgcggtagcgctgccgccattttggactgaaaacgccaatgagtctgtgtccaTGGGTGTATAAAGatacgtctgtaaatcagagaatcatttttttttaggtaaatcaacttgcCAGTAGGAActcttaaatagccctcatttaaatcattatgtcctaaagttgtaaaatgaactaacagctgaatccagagttattttcctcgccataaagaacgtgcatcagacccacgggaccgcaccgccctgcacgctcatatgacatatgaGGTTctaccagcttcctgctagctgtatgtggctgtaataatggatatattggttgtaattcatcacttttattatcttctaatacacccatggacTGTATGGtataagcctgtaccgtggtggacgtattaacgtctctgttcccaaacaaccggctatcggccagtagctagtagtgctagtagcacgaCATCAACAGAATTGAATGGAGTTGTAGGATATTTACTAACATGCAGGGCAAAAGACCAGGACACAcatcttctacatccatggtctgtggtctattggaccctcttctacgttgtactggcgtccggtagttgctttcggtccaaaatggtggaagcgtaactctgctgctgggcgctgatgttgcaatggaacgaacaattgactttcacttcttagcaatttaGGTTGTTTGCAGTCAATGTGGTGGCAGAACTAGCTAGCATTAGCTCTGTTTGTGTAACAGATAGAAGAAGTGACAgtaaataatatttgtaatttttatttcttatgttatgtgttttattgcaaTATGTATTAATTTCACCAAAATCCCTCACTTGTTGTGTTGTTCCTAAGTTTATCCTTGGTATTGGGAGTACTGTTTTAGTTTGTGCTACAGCGCCCTCTGGTGGTTGTTAGCAGACATACTGCGTCTCCTCCGCTCTCTCGTCAGTCTGCACTGAACCTGACTGCGAGAGGTATGTATCTAAAGTGGCGCGATGTAAAGTGTGAAttctaatgttttaatgttgatttaATTACACAGAGCAGTTTACTCTTGCATAGTATCATTAGGACAGACGAACTGGGTCATTTTCTGTCGTGCTTTTTACTTGTAAAGTGAGTTTTGAGAGGCTAAGCTCACTAgctaaacatgtgtgtgtgctggtgtcgccgttttatcttcccgtgggatccacatgtaagcttgtccttttctcatgttaggtgtttttCTATGAGGATAAAACCCATATGACAGCATTTTGCTCTCTCTGGGCTCAAAACaggtatgtgtatatgtgttgtACTCCCATTACCGTGTTCAGTAATTATAGTATTCATTTTAAGTATATTGTGTGAGGTGATTGTGGTACAGTGTAATTTTCATGACAGCCATAGGggtctgtaaaatattttttttattgtgtcttatttgatttacatgttttgagttattttcatgtttataatgAGTCTGCACTGAACCTGACTGCGAGAGGTGTTTTTCTATGAGGATAAAACCCATATGACAGCATTTTGCTCTCTCTGGGCTCAAAACAGGAATAAACCTGAGTTCAACAAGACATGCCAGTGTCCAGCGTCTGATTGTGCACCAGAACACAACGCAGTGTGGTCGGGACCTGCAGACCGTTCCGGCTACATTGGTGCCGTGACCCGGATTTCTCCGCTTCAGATCATCGTCAGCGTGATCGCCGGTGGTTGCTGCAGCAAGTATTAACATTTCAAGGACACTGATGCTGTAACAAGTACTAACACACTTCAGAGACATTAATGCTGTGACAAATACTGCATATATTGTGAGTGTTAAGTGTTGTTGGTGCTTTAGTCTTCACAAGTTCATttttatcctgttttttttgtgtatgttgaGTATTCACTTACCTCTTATTAGCTTTGGTTAAGAGATAAACCTAGCTAAGATGACTGATGGTAAAAATGTTAAGATACCATTTGGCCATGATGGGGGTACTGGTTCAGTAAGCTTCAGACGGGGCAAGCTTTTGGGAGACGTATACTCAACTCCAGTTAGGGGTGCTGGGGCAGTAAGCTCCGGGCGGGGCAAGCTTTTTGGTGAAGTAGAATCAACTTCAGTAAGGGGTGCTAGTGTAGTAGGCCACCCTGCATTCTCTTCCACTCACATGCACACCGATGTACTTTCTCCCAGACAGCACATGCCTAGTCCAGACATGAGTTATCCAGACATAGGGGATCTCATAACACAGTTAGCCAACCAAATTGGAGAGAGTATTGCAAGCCAGATGCAGAAAACTGCAGGTAGCCAAGAAGATCGAACTACTCATGCACCTAGTTTGAACACGGGCCCGGGTCTCTCTGAGTTAAACATGACTGGGGTGAAGTTAGTGATGCAGTCAGATGTGAAGGAGCCACCACACTTCAGGGGTGATGGAACCGACAAACACACAGTACATGAATGGGAGGAAATCATGGATGCTTACCTAAATAAGAGGGGTGTCCCGCCTCATGAGCATTCCCAAGAAATAATTTCAAGATTGATGGGAAAAGCTAGAGATGTTGTCAAGGTCACCCTGCGCAGCATTCCATCTTTAAGGCCTGCTGAAGACTCCAAGCTTGTCTTTGATATACTCAAACAACATTTTAGTGAGGTAACATATTCTTCGATGCCTTTGGCAGATTTTTATAACACTCTCCCTTTGGCCGGAGAAAGCCCAATGGACTATTGGATCCGCTTGAATAAAGCTGTGGATGTGGCAGATGAGTGTCTGAGGAGGCAGGGACGGAATATTGAAGATCCCTCTCATGAAGTCACAATGATGTTTGTGAAACACTGCCCCGACCCTGCACTTTCAAGTGTTCTGAAGTTTAAAACAGCAGAGAAATGGACAGCAGATGAGATCCAGGAGCGCCTCACTGAAAACCAGAGAGAGGCTAGGACCAAGTCTCAAGGTAAAACATGTCGGCCTCCACAACCAAAGCAGGTTGGTGCACATGCCCAGACTTCAGCAATGGAGGCTGTAGCTACTGATAATGCCAGGGAGCTTACCTGCGACCAGAATGCAATGGGGCCCTCATCCTCTTCTCAGGCAGAGAGTGTCTGCATTCAGTCCCTCATCAGCTTGCTGGACCGCGTGCTGGAGCAGAAGGCTCAGTCAGCAGTAGTTACACCACCTATTGGGGAGCAAGCAAATTTTACTCAAAGGAGATGCAAGGTTTGCCAGTCCGGTGACCACTCAACAACTATGCACTGCAGGCAGGAAAATCTCTGCATGAGCTGTTTCAAGCCTGGCCATTGGAGGAGAGAATGCCACCAACGAAAGTCAAGAAATAATGCCACGTCACAACCTGTCCAAACACAGCCCAGAAATGAGCAAGGTGGAGCAGGTTTAAACTAGACAGCTCACATTTGGCGAGGGGACGTGTGGGCGTTAAAGGACCAACCCTTGAAGGAAATGAGGATTTGAAAGAGGTGTATGCAAATGTCTGCAAAGCAATGCCAGAGGATTGCACAGTAATCATTCAGAATATACACAAAGTTGAGCCATTTGACGAGTTATTCCATGCACCAGTGATGATCAGTGATTCTGCTCAGTTGCAAGGATTGCTTGATACGGGATCAATGGCTTGTACAATAAGCGAAGAAGCAGAGCAAAGACTCCTATCAGAGAACGTTTTGACACAGCGGCAAGAGCCGACACAGCGCATTATTCTTGTTGGCTGTGGAGGACTACAGGTGAGCCCCAAGTGCATATATGATATGGAGCTGGGTCTGTATGGGGTAAAGTGCATGGTCCCGGTCCTGGTGGTTGCTGGTCAGAAGGACGACATCATCATAGGCACCAACATGTTGAAATATGTGATGAGTCAGCTGAAAAATGACGAAAACTACTGGAAACTCGTCTCATGCAATGTACAGGGGTCCTCTGAGTGCGAGCAGTTTCTGGAGATGATGGCTGGTCTCACAAGGTGGAACGGGGCTGATGTACCAGACAAGGTGGGTACAGTTAAGCTAACCCAAGCAGTGACTCTACTCCCCAAACAAGAATACCTGCTATGGGGCAAGTTGCCAAGTAATGTCCCTATGTCACCTGGGAGCACAGTAGTGGTGGAA from Sebastes fasciatus isolate fSebFas1 chromosome 6, fSebFas1.pri, whole genome shotgun sequence includes the following:
- the LOC141770159 gene encoding natterin-3-like — translated: MARLNHCSFDLKRMTLEETNLEWQTFNGSIPNGAVSIYNGYEQRTDYVAKHGIEAGFFCPSLDSYCHYAYGDKEHRVSQFQILVNKDDFESLKWKNGSYGSVPANAVYTSPNDMYVGKNEYGLGKVHVKNEAFFLPWGGKEYWYKNYQVLTFNSDVISEHISDVKYKTDNLNIIKYPPEILKNSTVINKSDHPVTQTATLSEATVEEQRWDTSFSITAGVTTSITAGIPDIASATVGYSVETTLQFSKGTTHKKSTTHSVAVECTVPPHHSCKVNMVAHKYGADIPYTARLKRTYRNGETKWTSITGTYKGVQVGEVLAVVDPCQSL